The stretch of DNA GCTTACCCCGATCTCCTGCCAACCCATATTTGTTCAGTTGGAATCGCATTGTCGATCAATCACTTGCCGTACCTGAACGAAGCTTGGCACCGGCTGTGCGTGTAGTTCCATGCGTCGTTTACCGGTGCCTCCCCCGGGTGCCAATCGACGTACCGTAAAGGAGAACAACAATGCGCATTCGTAGCAGCTTGATGGCAACGGCAGTGCTCCTGGGACTTGGCCTTACCAGCCAGGCTTGGGCACAACAGACGAACGGTGATGGCAATGGCGGCGATGACATCCTCGCCAACATCACCGCCACCGATAACAGCCAAGACAACGACAGCGACAGCAGCACTGCAAACAACGGCGATTCCGGAGCAGCTGCAGGCTCGGCCTCGGCCGCAAGCAGCGGTACGGCAACCAACACCTACACCGATTCGAGCAGCTTCTCCAAGACCTCCAGCCACATCGTCGCAATCACCAAGCTGGAAGGCTCGGTTTACGACGTTCGCACCCATGACATCGGCAACGTCGCCAAGAACTTCGGCGATGCAAACGGTGGCAAGGGCGGCGCCGGTGGTGATGGCTACGGTGGCAAGGGCTACGGTGGCGACGGCTACGGTGGCAACGGCGGCGACGGCGGAGACGGCGGCGACGGCGGCAGCGGCGGCAGCGGTGGCGATGCCAACAATGGCAGCGCGACCTCCGGCGACGCGACCATCGGTGACGCGACCGCAGGTCGCGGCGGCCGTGGCGGCGACACCTGGGATAACACCAGTGGTCGCGGCGGCGATGCCGACAACGACAGCGGCGATGCTGGCGGTGCCAGCCTGGCCGGCTCCGGTTCCGGCTCTGGCTCCGGCGCGCTTGCCGGTGGCAGTGACGGCGGCGGCGGTGGCGGCGGCGGCGGCAACGACGGTGGCAACGGTGGCGGCGCTGGCGGTGATGGCGACGACAACGGTGGCGCAGGCGGTGCCGGCGGCACTGGCACGGGCGGAGCAGGCGGTGCGGGTGGTTCGTCCACCGCAACGTCGACCTCGTCCTCGACCTCGTCCGCAACTTCCGGCGCAGGCACGGGCACCTCGGGTGCGACGGCCGGTGACGGCGGCGCGAGCGGCACGGTTACCGCATCTGCCGGTTCCGGCGGCGGCGGTGGCGCAGCCACCAACGGCGATGCCGATGCCAGCGCAAGCAATGGCTCGGCCACTGCCGGTGACGGCGCGGTCGGTGCGGCAGGTGCCGCAGGCGGCTCAGGCGGTGCTGGAGGGACTGGCAACGGTGGCACCGGCGAAGGTGGCGTGGGCAACGGTGCAGTCGGCGGTGCCGGCGGTGCTGGTGGCTCAGTCGCCAATGACGCAGGCACGTTCAACATGTCCAGCAACATGACCAGTGTTGGACAGTCGGCGGCCGGCATCATGACGGTTGCGCAGAACAGCGGTTTCTCCTCGCTGATCCAGCAGGGCGTGACCGTCCAGGCCAACCTGTCCGTAGGCCCATAAGCGCTCCCCAACGGCGTACCGGAGGCCCTTGCCTCCGGCTACGTCGGAATGCGCGTAATGGACTTCCTGCCGGCGCCGCAAGCGCCGGCAGGAAATTCCGGCAACGTCGGAGACCACGCGCGCAACGGGGACTGCATGGCAAAGGAGAATGACCGTGCGACCGACCCGTTTCATCGTTCTTGCAAGCATCACGGGCCTGATCGGCCTGTCGTCATTGGGCACGGTGGTTGCCCAGGACCTCACTACCAGTTACACCGGACCTGTCGATCCCCTGGCGTTCGCACCCGCGGCCGAACCTGTCGTCGAAGTGCCTGTCCAGGACAACGCGATGGGTCAGTCGATCAATCTGGAAGCGCTGGCCGACATGCGCGGCGGCGCCGACATCGTTGAAAACGACATCCTTCTGGAAGGTCGCGTCGAGGACAACACGGCCAATCGTGTCGTCACCGGCAACAATGCCCTGGGCGGCGGATCGTTCGTCAATTCCAACGGCATCAACACCGTCATCCAGAACACCGGCGCGAACGTGCTGATCCAGAACGGAATGATCGTGAACGTGCAGTTCGCGGACCCGACTCCATGAGCGTCCGCACCATCCGGGGCCGTGCTTTGTTGGCGGCATCGGCCTGGATACTGTTGGCCGGCCTGGCCCAGGCCGGCAAGGTGGACGTGCGCGTCAATGGCGCGCCCTACCGCATGCAGGTGGTCAGCCTCAAGGAGGCCAGATTCCAGACCACCGTGCCGCAGCAATACGACTTCAGCTGCGGATCGGCCGCGACAGCGACGCTGCTCACGTACCAGTACGGCATCCCGGTCACCGAGGCCGAGGTGTTCATGCAGATGTACGAGCGCGGCGACCAGGCCAAGATCAAGCAGCGCGGTTTCTCGCTGCTGGACATGCGCCGCTACCTGCAGTCGCGCGGGTTCGAAGCCGATGGCTTCGAACAGCCGCTGGACAAGCTTTTCCAGGAAGGGTTGCCGGCGATCGTGCTGCTCAACGATCGTGGCTACAAGCATTTCGTCGTGATCAAGGGATTGCGCAACGGACGCATCCTGTTGGGCGATCCCGCCCGCGGCACGCGGGCGATGCCACGCTCGCGGTTCGAAGAGCTGTGGGACAACAAGATCCTGTTCGTGATCCACAACCGGCGCGAGATCGCCGGATTCAATCTCGCCCGCGACTGGCGCACGGCGCCACCGGCGCCACTGGATGCCGGCATCGCACGCGACAGCCTTTACAACATCGTCACGCCGCGCAAGCGGCCGGGCGACATCTGAGGGGGTGGCATATGCGCTCGCCTTCATTGCGTCTGAGAGTTTCCCTGGCTGCCGCCGCCTTCGTCGCCGCTGCCGCGGCCACGCTGACGGCCGGCGCTGCCGAAGCCGACTCGCTGGGAGAGGAATGGGTCGCGATCGATCCCGCTCTGCTGGAGGACATGCGCGGCGGTTTCCAGACCGCCAACGGCATGTCGTTGTCGTTCGGCATTGAACGCGTGGTGTACGTCAATGGCGAACTGTTGGCCTCCACGCGGGTGAACATTCCCGACATCGGCCGGATGACGCAGGCCCAGGCCCAGGAACTGGCGGACTTCAACCAGGGCCAGGTGATCCAGGTCGGCGAAGGCAACACTTTCGAGCCGTCAGCCAACTTCAACGGCCTGCTGGTCCAGAACACCCGCAACGATCAGGACATCCGCGCCCTGACCACGGTCAATGTCGGCGTCGACACCCTCAGCGCGTTCCAGGATCTCAATACACAGCAGGCCCTGCAGAACGCCATGGTCGCGGCGACATCGCCATGACAGCGCCCCACTGAGATTGCCGCCCTGGTGCCGGCGCCCTGAAAGTCGTCCGGACCGCGTTCTATCCGAGGACCCCCCACAGGAGGCCGCATGAAAAGGACGCCACCAACGCGCAAGCGCCTGATGCTTGCTCCCTGCCTGCTGTTGAGCATGGCCGGCATCGCCAATGCCCAGGACCCGTCGCAGCCCGTGGCCCGGACCGACGCCGGGACGCCGGCCAATGCCGCGCCCGCTCCCGTCGTGCCGCCTGCGCGCAGCGCCAGGACCGTGGTTGCGGACCGCTCCGCCACCGCGGCCTTGGCGGCCGCTGCCGCAGCTGCGGCTTCGACCGCCAGCCCCCCGGCCACCACGGCACCGAAGTCGGCGACCCCGGCAGCGGTGGTCGCTGCGCCGAAGGCAGTGCCTGTAGTTGTTGCCGCAGCAAAGCCGCTGCCGCAAGCGGCTTCTGTGCCAGTGGCGGTTTCGCAGCCGGCACCGGTGCAGCCGACGCCTTCGCAGGCAGCGCCTGTGCAAGCGGCACCGGTGCAGGCAACACCGCCGAAGCAGGCACTGGTTCCGGCAACGCCGGAGGAAGTGGCCGCCGCCGAGGCACGCCTGGACGCGCTGCAGCGCGAGATCAACCAGCAGACCCAGCGCCTGGGCGAGTTGCGCCAGACCTTGGCCCAGCAGGAACAGAGCGTTGCCAACCTGCAGCGGGCCCTGGATGAGGAACGCCTGGAGGGTGAGCGTGGTGCAGGTGCGACGCCGAGCCGCATGGTGCCCTCGCTGGCGCAACAGACGTTCGTCCCGGTGCCTGGACAATCGCAGCCAGCGCAGGTGGCACAGGCGCAACAACCGCAACAGCAGCAGCAAGCGCAACAGCCGGTCGCGCAGCAGCAGCAACAGCAGCCAGCGCAGCAACAGCGCCAGCAGCCTGTCGGCGAAGCACCGGAGACTTCGACACGTCCGCCCGAAGTGGCGCAGATCTTCGACCAGCCCGGCGTGCTGACGCCGGCGGGCAAGTTCATCCTCGAGCCGTCACTGCAGCATGGCTACTCGGCCAACGATCGCGTGGCATTGGTCGGTTTCACCGTCATCCCGGCGATCCTGATCGGCCTGATCGACGTCCGCCAGGTCAAGACCACCTCCGGCGTGGCGACCGTCACCGGCCGTTACGGCTTCGGTGGGGGACGCTTCGAGCTCGAAGCGAAGGTCCCGTACGTCTACCTCAATGCCGACACGGTCAGCCGCGAGATATTCACCGGCACGGCCGTCGACAACGTCTTCAATGCCAGCGGCCGCGGCATGGGCGATATCGAGGCGACGGCACGCTACCAGCTCAACAAGGGCGGCCCCGACAAGGCGTTCTACATTGGTTGGCTGCGTTACAAGAGCCGCACCGGCAAGGACATCTTCGAGGTCGTCACCGACTGCGTGACGCGCTGCGTGTCCAACGCTACCGGCACCGGTCTTCCGCTTGAACTGCCTACCGGCACAGGCTTCCAGGCCGTGCAGCCGGGCGTGACCTGGCTGTACCCGTCCGATCCGGTGGTGTTCTTCGGCAGCATCAGCTACCTGTACAACTTCGAGCGCCACAACGTCTCGCGCACGGTCCTGCTCAGTGGCAAGGAACTGCTGGGTGACGTCAAGGCGGGCGACATCTGGGGTTTCAACCTCGGCATGGGCCTGGCGTTGAACGAGAAGGCATCGATCAGCCTCGGCTACGACACCAGCCTGGTCGGCAAGACCGAACAGAACGGCAGGGAAGCGCCGGGTTCGGTGCGGGTGACGCTGGGAACGATGCTGCTGGGCGGCACCTATCGCTTCAGCGACAAGGTTTCGCTCAACGTCGCACTCGGTGTCGGCGTGACACGCGATACGCCTGACGTGACGTTTACCGCTCGCGTTCCGATCTCCTTCTGACCCCGCGGAGCGTTCGCGCAATGGCAGGCCAACCCGGCCTGCCGTTCCGCGTGGCGGCAGCGTTTCACATCCAGTTCACGCCCTTGGGGGCTAATTCCCGTTCCACGTAAGCACCGCAGCCGTCGCGGGCCAGGACGGCTGTGGTTCGTCGCCGCACAAGGGCGAGCCAACGATTGCCTCACTCGGGAGAAGACCATGAAACAACTTGCGCTGGGCATGTTGCTGGCGACGATGCTGGGCGGCTGTGCGACCTCGCCGACGGTGACCACCGATCACGATCCAGCCGCGCAGTTCGGCAGCTACCAGACCTATGCGTGGCTGAAGAAACCCGAAGCCAACTCGCCGCTGATCCAGCAGCGCATCGTGTCCGCCGTGGACGCCAAGCTGCAGGCGCGTGGATGGCGCCAAGCGGCCGAGTCCTCTGCGGACGTCGTCCTGGTGGCCAATGTCGCCACGACCCAGAAGCAGAGCATCGACACGTTCTACAACGGCCCGGCATGGGGCGGTTGGGGCTGGGGCGGCATGGGCATGGGCAGCGCATCCACAACGGTGCGCACCTATGACGTCGGCACGCTGATCGTGGACATGTTCGACACCAAGACCAAGCAGGCCGTCTGGCGCGGTACCGCGTCGGCCACCGTCCCCAGTTCGGTGGAGAAGGCCAACACGCTGGTGCAGGCGGGCGTCGACAAGATGTTTGCGACATTCCCGCCGGGCAGTGCGCCGGCGAAGTAAGGTCACAGAGGTTGGGGGTTGGGCAGGGCCGGCGGGGAAACCCGCCGGCCTTGCTGTTTCTGATGGAGGTCAGTCGCTGTCGGCGGACGCGCGAAGGATGCGCAGCACTTCGGCCACCCCTTCGTCGCTTTCCTGGAGATCGTGGCCGAGCGGAAGCACCTTCGTCGATTCGGCCCCGGGAATGATCGCGCTGTCCAGCGGCACCACACCGTCAGTCGGCGGATTGCGTCCGGGCAATGCGCCGGCGATGGTGTGGTAGGCGATGCCGCTGGCCGGCATCAACACCTGGCCAGCGGCGCGAACGGGTTGTTGCGTCTGCAACGTGGTGATGCTGTTCAGACGCGCCTGCTGGTAGAACAGCCGCAGCTCCGGTTGCACCGCCTCCGGATTGACGTCTGCGATGCGCTTGAGTGATTGCAGCTCCGGTGTGCGACGGCCGATCAGCACCCGTGCCAGGCGCCCGTACCAGCTGGTCGCGCTCGGACTGCCCCCGTGCGGGGAGGAGATGAAGATGGCGCGCGAGATGCCCGGGTAGTGCGTGAAGTGGAAGACTTCGTCGACACCGGCGATGTCCTCGGCATCGCCTTTGAGGGCCGATTTCGGCGCCACGAAGGCCGCATTCCACAGCACGTCACCGCTGTCGACGCACAGCATCCGCGACACCACGCCGCCCAGGCTGTGGCCGACCAGCACCATGCCCGTGCGCGCTGCATCGTCGCCTTCGGGGTCGAGGACGTTCCAGGCCTCATCGAGGTATCGCTGCACGCGACGACGGATCACCAGCAAGGGCGCATTGGTCTGGTAGACGACGTGCCAGATCTGGAATCGCTCGCGCAAGTCGGGCGCACCCCAGACTGCGTTCGACAAGCGCGCCCACGTCAACGGACTGCTGCCAAGCCCATGGATCATCACCAGCGGACGCTTGCCTGGATCGTAGTCCTCGAGCAGGTAAAGGCCGGCGCGCCGGCCGACTTCATCGCCACCCAGCAGACCCCAGATCGCCAGCCGGTCCAGTTTCGAAGTGAGCGCGCCGGAGGCGTATCCGGCGGACGTGTCGTAAGCGAGCGTGATTCGCTGCGCGCCCACGGCCAGGGTATCTAGGGCCACCGCATCGGCGATGACCAGCCGCGGCCGGTCGTCGCCGTCGCTGCCCGGTTCGAGCCAGGCGGTGGCATTGCGGAACACGCCTTCCGGCGGCAGCAATTCGCACAGCGGCCGATCGTTGCAGCGGCGCGACAGCACGGCCAGCGGGACACCGAATCCGCCGCGGTGCATGCGGGCTCCGTCAAGGAGGGTCATCGGTACTTCGCTGGCGCGGGTGAGCCTGAGCGGGCCGTCCAGGTAGGGTGACAGCTGCCGGAACTCGATGTCGAATTCACTGCCGTCGATGGTCTGCGATCCGCTGACCCAGCCGCTGCCGCGCTGCGCCAGCATACGGGCGAGCAGGGCGTCAGTGCAGTGCGTGGCCAGTGTTGCCGCTTCGACCACGGTGTCGCGCCCAGCCAGTGCCGGATACGCGCCGAGTGCGCAGCGTGTCCACGCGTCCGTCGCGCTGTCGCCTTCCATCGCTGCTGCGCGGCGCGACCAGCTATGGGCCATCTCAAGGCCGCGCAGGACTCCGTCGCTGTCTACGGTTGATGCCGGCGAGGAGGACGGACGTTCGGCGACGCTGCGACAGGCGCACAGCATCAGTGCGGCCAGCAGCAACCACCCGGCTCGCGAAGCGTTGCCAGCGGTGGCAGGGGCCATGTCCGATCCCAGGGAGGAAGTACCGCGCAGTGATACCGCAAGCGCGGGGCAAACGCACCTGGGAATTGGCGGTCAGGCCTGCAGGACCGGCCGCGTCACCGACGCCTCAGGTCGGTGACGCGTGTTGCCAGGCCGTGCGTCAGTTGCCGATATCGTTTCCGGCCGCGGCGGCGTTGGCGATGATGCCCGACAGCGGCAGCAGCTGCGACAGGAAGCGGTTCCAGCGCGTCACACCGGCCGGGCCGACCCAGACCACGTCGCCGGGGCGCAGCGAGAAGCTGTTGCCCAAGGCGAACGCAGCCGGCGACTTGGCGTCGAGGTGGTAGACGGTGGCCGGCGTCTGCGTCATCTGTTCGATGCCGCGGATCACATAGACCGCTTCGCCTTTCGACGTGACCGGGTTGAGGCCACCGGTGCGACCCAGCGCCTGGGTCAGGGACATGTCGGTGGTCTTGAAGGTCAGCGCCTGGGGACGCAGCACTTCGCCGACGACGTAGACTTCCTTGCGATCGTTGAACGGCAGGAACAGGCGATCGCCGGGCTTGAGGAAGATATCGGGAGCGACCTTGCCGTCGCGATTGAGCGCGTCGAGGTCGAGCGGGTAATCGCGACCGTCGCGCGTCAGCACGAATCCGGCCAGGTCAGCCTGCTCGACATTGATGCGGGCGCGACCGACCGCCTGCGACAGCGTCAGCGGAACGGTGGTGAATTCCTGCGGCGCGGTGTCCTCGAACGCGCCCTGTACTGCGACGCGACTGCCATAGCCGACCACGTTGATGTCGAGCTGGGGATTGCGAAGGTACTGCGCGAGTCGACTGCTCAGCGTGCTGCGCAGGTCCTCGATGGTCATGCCGGTGACGTTGATCTTGCCCGCGTAGGGATAGAAGAACGTTCCGTCCGGTTGCACCAGGCGGCCGTTGGTGACGGCCTGCTGCTGGTTACCGGCGGGGCTGGTCAGCTCGGGGTGGTCCCAGACCGTGACCAGAATGGTGTCGCCGGGGTGGATCTTGTAGGACTCGGTACGGTAGTTCAGCAACTCCTGCGGAACCTGGACCGCTGCCCGCTGTGGCGCCACGGTTTCGGCGGTGATCGGCACCATGCGTACGTCGCTGCCTCCCGCAACCTGCATATCGCCCGACGACTGCCGGCTCATCTGCTGGCCAGGCACACAACCGGCAGAAACAATCACGGCCGAAGCGATGGAGCTGGCTAACGCGACTCTCTTGATCGTGCTTCTTACAATCATGCTGTTCAAGGACTGGCCCTCATGTCGTTGGCAAGCGCATGGAGAACAAAGCACGCAACGCGCATACATTGCGAACCACACATGGGATCCTAATGGCGGCATCGACGATGAAGCGTGATTATGCGAATGCCTGGTGCAACGGCGTTCAGTGTGTTCAACCGCACCGAAACAAATCAGTGAAACGTGACGTGCTGCCAGTTCAGTTCTGTATACGAACCATCAACAAACCACCCATTTCCTTGAACGCACGCCCACTGCGCCACAGCGCGCTGCGGGACGGGAACCAGCGTTGCTTCCATGTAATGCGTCGCGCTCGTTCGGGAACGGATACCGCGATAGCGTCGATCCCTTCGCTGCGGAACTGCTCCATGGCGCGGGGCATATGTAGGGAAGACGTGACCAGCAGGACGCTGCGTGCCTCGCGTCGACTGAGGATCTGCGCGGTGTAGCGGGCGTTGTCGCGGGTGTTGTGGCTGCGCTCTTCCAGCACCAGCGCCGACGACGGAATGCCCAGGCGCTCGATGGCGGTGGCCATCATCCGCGCTTCGCTGCCGTTGCTGCCTTCACCGCCGTTCTCGCCGCCGCCAGACAGGATCACGATCGGCGCGCGGTGTGCGAGCCACGCGCGCGCACCTGCTGCCAGCCGGCTGTTCTCGAGATCCTCGGCACGGACATCGGGGCGGTCAAGCCAGCCATAGCGCATGCCGCCACCCAGAACGACGATGGCATCCGCACGCGGCAACGACGCCTCTTCGACAGGCGGATAGCGTTGCTCGACGCGGCCGCGCAGCCAGTCCGATGCCATCGGGATCGACCACACCGCCGACCACGCCATCGCCATGGCGAAGGTCGCCACGGCG from Lysobacter arenosi encodes:
- a CDS encoding C39 family peptidase, whose protein sequence is MSVRTIRGRALLAASAWILLAGLAQAGKVDVRVNGAPYRMQVVSLKEARFQTTVPQQYDFSCGSAATATLLTYQYGIPVTEAEVFMQMYERGDQAKIKQRGFSLLDMRRYLQSRGFEADGFEQPLDKLFQEGLPAIVLLNDRGYKHFVVIKGLRNGRILLGDPARGTRAMPRSRFEELWDNKILFVIHNRREIAGFNLARDWRTAPPAPLDAGIARDSLYNIVTPRKRPGDI
- a CDS encoding transporter, which produces MKRTPPTRKRLMLAPCLLLSMAGIANAQDPSQPVARTDAGTPANAAPAPVVPPARSARTVVADRSATAALAAAAAAAASTASPPATTAPKSATPAAVVAAPKAVPVVVAAAKPLPQAASVPVAVSQPAPVQPTPSQAAPVQAAPVQATPPKQALVPATPEEVAAAEARLDALQREINQQTQRLGELRQTLAQQEQSVANLQRALDEERLEGERGAGATPSRMVPSLAQQTFVPVPGQSQPAQVAQAQQPQQQQQAQQPVAQQQQQQPAQQQRQQPVGEAPETSTRPPEVAQIFDQPGVLTPAGKFILEPSLQHGYSANDRVALVGFTVIPAILIGLIDVRQVKTTSGVATVTGRYGFGGGRFELEAKVPYVYLNADTVSREIFTGTAVDNVFNASGRGMGDIEATARYQLNKGGPDKAFYIGWLRYKSRTGKDIFEVVTDCVTRCVSNATGTGLPLELPTGTGFQAVQPGVTWLYPSDPVVFFGSISYLYNFERHNVSRTVLLSGKELLGDVKAGDIWGFNLGMGLALNEKASISLGYDTSLVGKTEQNGREAPGSVRVTLGTMLLGGTYRFSDKVSLNVALGVGVTRDTPDVTFTARVPISF
- a CDS encoding esterase/lipase family protein, which codes for MAPATAGNASRAGWLLLAALMLCACRSVAERPSSSPASTVDSDGVLRGLEMAHSWSRRAAAMEGDSATDAWTRCALGAYPALAGRDTVVEAATLATHCTDALLARMLAQRGSGWVSGSQTIDGSEFDIEFRQLSPYLDGPLRLTRASEVPMTLLDGARMHRGGFGVPLAVLSRRCNDRPLCELLPPEGVFRNATAWLEPGSDGDDRPRLVIADAVALDTLAVGAQRITLAYDTSAGYASGALTSKLDRLAIWGLLGGDEVGRRAGLYLLEDYDPGKRPLVMIHGLGSSPLTWARLSNAVWGAPDLRERFQIWHVVYQTNAPLLVIRRRVQRYLDEAWNVLDPEGDDAARTGMVLVGHSLGGVVSRMLCVDSGDVLWNAAFVAPKSALKGDAEDIAGVDEVFHFTHYPGISRAIFISSPHGGSPSATSWYGRLARVLIGRRTPELQSLKRIADVNPEAVQPELRLFYQQARLNSITTLQTQQPVRAAGQVLMPASGIAYHTIAGALPGRNPPTDGVVPLDSAIIPGAESTKVLPLGHDLQESDEGVAEVLRILRASADSD
- a CDS encoding DUF4136 domain-containing protein — encoded protein: MKQLALGMLLATMLGGCATSPTVTTDHDPAAQFGSYQTYAWLKKPEANSPLIQQRIVSAVDAKLQARGWRQAAESSADVVLVANVATTQKQSIDTFYNGPAWGGWGWGGMGMGSASTTVRTYDVGTLIVDMFDTKTKQAVWRGTASATVPSSVEKANTLVQAGVDKMFATFPPGSAPAK
- a CDS encoding polysaccharide biosynthesis/export family protein codes for the protein MSRQSSGDMQVAGGSDVRMVPITAETVAPQRAAVQVPQELLNYRTESYKIHPGDTILVTVWDHPELTSPAGNQQQAVTNGRLVQPDGTFFYPYAGKINVTGMTIEDLRSTLSSRLAQYLRNPQLDINVVGYGSRVAVQGAFEDTAPQEFTTVPLTLSQAVGRARINVEQADLAGFVLTRDGRDYPLDLDALNRDGKVAPDIFLKPGDRLFLPFNDRKEVYVVGEVLRPQALTFKTTDMSLTQALGRTGGLNPVTSKGEAVYVIRGIEQMTQTPATVYHLDAKSPAAFALGNSFSLRPGDVVWVGPAGVTRWNRFLSQLLPLSGIIANAAAAGNDIGN
- a CDS encoding YdcF family protein, whose amino-acid sequence is MSQSLQKLIVALTYPPALSLCLIVLALGLLLLRRHRGAVATFAMAMAWSAVWSIPMASDWLRGRVEQRYPPVEEASLPRADAIVVLGGGMRYGWLDRPDVRAEDLENSRLAAGARAWLAHRAPIVILSGGGENGGEGSNGSEARMMATAIERLGIPSSALVLEERSHNTRDNARYTAQILSRREARSVLLVTSSLHMPRAMEQFRSEGIDAIAVSVPERARRITWKQRWFPSRSALWRSGRAFKEMGGLLMVRIQN